The Mobula hypostoma chromosome 5, sMobHyp1.1, whole genome shotgun sequence region CTTCTCACAGGCGGCCCGGTGCCGCAGGAAACTGTCCCGCCACATGAACTTCTTGCCGCAGACGTGGCACTCGAAGGGCTTGAGGCCGGTGTGGATCTTCATGTGCTCCACCAGGTGGTGCTTCATCTTGAACTTCTTGCCGCAGATGGTGCAGCCGAAGGGCCGCAGGTTGAGGTGCATGTTGATGTGCCGGTCCCGTTGGCTCCGGTGGGTGAAGGCCTTGCCGCAGTGACAGGCGAACATCTTGCCGCCGGCCCCCGCTCCCGCTCCGCCCCCAGCCGCACCGTGCCGAGTGTCGCCCTGCGGCCAGCAGCCCCCGGGCGGGCCCCCGGCGCCCGGCCGCGGGCAGCAGCCACCGCcgccacctcctcctcctccgccGCCACCGCCACCGCCTCCATCTCCTCCTCCGCCCCGGGGGCTGCCCCCGTCCGTTCCTTCGTAGGTGAACTCCTCAGAGGAGCCGCACAGGTCGCCTGGCTCCTCGAAGGACGGCTCCTCGGCGGCCGCCAGCAGCTCGGGCCCGGCCAGGGTGCAGACGTCGCTGATGCTGAGCGGCTGGGGCTCGGCCCGCCGGCAGCCCGCCGTCTTCACAAAATGGTGCTCATCCTCCTCACAGGTCAGCACCAGGTCCTCCTCCGGCTTCTCCTTCTTGACCAGGACCCAGCGCGAGGGCGGTGCTTGCGCTGGGCCCGCCGGGGTGTATGCCGGTGGCTGGAAGAGGCTGTCAGCCAAGCCTCCTTCCCCCGTCCCCTCCGCCCCCTGGTTGCTGGTGACCTTCTGCTCCAGCTCCTTGGCCTTGTCcgcctcatcctcctcctcctcttcgtCCTCCACCTGCGGTGTaaggaagtcaaagtcaagtcaTGCCAACGAGAAACtcaacttgcagcagcatcacagacctTTCACATCAGCGACAACAGTCACACAAAGAACGTAAACAGTACAAAATTATACAAGCAAGAGCACAATTAGCAACAGAGAGCACAGACTATGATCAGAAAATTTAAGCACAAGAGTTGAAAAGTTTGAGCGCAAGCATCAAGAAGGTTGAGTGCAAAATTAACAAGCctgttattctgactggagatCCGCGACTAGTGTTCTGCGGAGATCAGTGCTCTGTTGTTTGTGTCTTGGGCAAAATGTAGACGGATTGATTAGCATGTccgcagatgacacaaaaatgagTGGAGCTGTGGGCAGTGATAAAGGTCGTGAAAGGATATAGAACTGTTATGtgtggagaaatagcagatggggtTTAATCCAGGCAACAGTGAACTGTTGAACGCTGGGAGGTCAAATATAAGGGGAAATTATACAGTTGATGGCAGGATGCTGCACAGCATTGTTGTACTGAGGAATCTTGCTGTCCAAATCCATATTGCCCTGAAAATGGTGGCACAAGTAGACAGAGTGGTAAAGAAGCcaaatggcatgcttgccttcatcactaGGGGCTTAAAGTATAAGAGTCAGGAAGTCGTACAAAACCTTGGTTAGGATGCACTTGGGATTTCTGACTGTAATTCTGGTTTGCCCCATTATACAAAGGATATGGAGTCTGTGGAAAGGTACAGAAAAGGATTACCAAGAGGCAGCCTCCATCGTGTGCCAGAAAGAGGTTTTTTCCAGGATGTGTTCTACATCCTACATTGTGTTctaggaggtttaccaggatgctgactgcaTTGTGAGCTAGAAAGAGAGGTCCAACAAACTGGATTGTTTTCTCTAAAGCATTGGAGCCTGAGGGGAGATGTAGtaggaagtttataaaattacaagaggCTGAGATGAGGGACATGGTTAGACTCTTTTTCCTACAGTAGATATCAGGCACTAGGGAGCATAGGATtaaggtggggaagggaggggttcaaaggagatgtgcggaGCAGGTTTATACACAGAGGGAggcgggtgcctggaatgtactgctagAGGTGGCAGTGGAAGCAGATGTGACAGAGGCATTTATTAGACAGACACACAGGAATACACCAGGTAAGGAAGGATAGGGATCATGTGCAGCTGGTTTACTTTGGAACAGACGGCGTGCCATAGGCCCCCTCTCTGTTCCCCGTTCCCCGTTCCACCTACCTCCTCCTCGTCctcatcttcctcctcctcctcccctccctccgccCCCTCGTCCACCTTAATGGTCACCTCCTCAGCCTCGGGCCTGGCCTCCGCCGCCTCCCGGGGGCTGAAGTAGTTGCTGCTGCTGGGCGACTGGCTGTCGGCGGGGCGGCAGGGGCGCTGgcagctgggggtgggggcaggcGTCGGCGGCTGGCTCTCCCGCAGCAGCTCCGTGCACTTGTCCACCACGTGCCACATCTGCAGGAAGCTCCCCACCGTCAGGTAGCTGACGATGTCGGCCGGCAGCACCGCCAGCCGGCCGGCGTAGCAGGAAGCCAGGATGCTCTCGAAGGCCCGCGAGTCCATCACTCCCGGCAGCACCAGGCGGCTGGCATTGCGGAACAGCACCTGGTCGTGGAAGTAGGGCGAGGAGGCGGCCAGCACCGCCCGGTGAGCCTTGAACACCTTGCCCTGCACGTGGATGGAGATGTCACAGAACTTGCCCTCCATCCGCTGCTGGTTCAGGCTCTCCAGCAGGTTGTTACCGAAGTTGGGGAACTCCACGTACAGCACATTGCTTCCTGCCTCCATGGCTCCTGGCTGCTGCGAGTCGGAATggggtggtagaggggagaaaaGACACAGGACATAACTTAGCATGAGGAAATGAGGAGGAGAGATCCCCACCCTGAGCCCCACACCAGCCCAGTGTCAGGGGAggctgcagatgccagaatctggAGTAACGAGTAAAGCATtggaggactcagcaggtcaggcagcatcggggGAGGGAAGAGGGCAGTCAGCATTTCCaatcaagacccttcacctgaaCTGAAGAGCAGAGGGGAGACTGCCAGCCAGGTGAAGGGCCTGGACCTGAGATGTCGAATGTCCCATGTCCATTCGGTCTGCTGAGCTCCAGCAGCGCTGTGgtatagtacagaaacaggccttttctcCCATTGCAACCATGCTGGTCTCCTCAGCTACACTGACCTCACTCACCCCCATGAGGTCCGCATCCTTCTGTGCCTAGCCGAAGAGTCTGTTTAAATACCTCTTAAGCGTAGGAATGATGTCTGACTGCACCACTCCCAGGTACAGCTACGCACATGCACGTTATGTACAAATAATGTTAATTTACATTTCACCTCATCTAGCAACATACAGCATTGCTACTGAAAATAAGTTAATTTTACAAATATTTGTACCCTGCAGATCTACATCCATGACATCAATAAACTTAAATAATTATCATTTTTAAAAGTCATTTGGAAaggtacagagacaggaagggtttAGAAGGATTAGAGCCAAAAACAAAGGGGACACACTTAGGTAGTGAACTTTGTCagtatggacaagatgggctgaagggcctgtttccaagctgcATTATTCCATGACCTCCTCTGGTAGTGCATGCCAGATATCAACTAGATATCAACTCCCTTCTCCTACATCCTCCTGCTTTTAATAAACCCACCACTTGAAAGAGATTCTATCCTACTGCatcaatgcttctcataatcttaaatgcTTTTACCAGATCACCCTCCAGCTTCCTTCGCTCCTGGGAAAACAAGCTCAGCCTATTCGCTCCTCACAGGACTGAAGTCCTccggtcccagcaacatcctgctGAATATCCTCCATACGCTCTCTCGTGCAACCACGTACCAGTGATTAAAGTTTAAAGCCAGCATCACATTTGGGTTCCTAATGAGTGGATTCattcccctttcccatctccagtGGGAACAGGAGAGGACCTCAGTCCACTGAAGCACAGTGGATCCTTTCCTCCGTCCCTTAGTCCCTCCCACCACTGCTCCCTATCCGCTGATCCCCTAAGTAACAAACATACATCAATCGCAGTCCCAAAATGAAGACATCCTTGTCTGCAGGCTTGGTGACGAGGTTGGGATCAGCACGAAGGCAGCAGAGAGCCGCCCGCTCCACCGACACTACCAAATGCCAATCAGTAGGCTGTACAGCTACAGGAACACCAGATCTGGATCCATTCAGGAACACAAGAGGATTTACCTGCTTTGTTGATAGTGTGGCGGCTTATGGGGAATTAGGTGAGCCACTGCTGAGAATACCCAGCTCCATATAGCAGCTCCTGTTGCTTGGGCAAGTACTTACAGTGCCTACAAAATAGTAGCCGATTTAGAATTAATGACTGATGCCTCGAGcatcacatgcaaaatgctggagaaactccgcTGTTCAGAAAGCATCAATAGAGGGGAATATGTAACAGTGCGCAGACTGTAGTGAAGGTACATAGACAGTAATACAGACAACAGAATTTACAACAATACATATTTGCACTGTTTCCTTTGAGAATGAGGTCCCAGACAAGATGTCCAGAATATAAGACAAGAAACAATATTTTACCCTAATGAGTTGGCAGACTCGCTTAGGGTAAAATACTGTTTCTGGTCTTATCTACTCTTGAGATTGTACATAGAGATTAAGTCTGGGCTTCATCTTGTTATGTAAAGTATAAAGAACAATGCTTCTCCAGCATCTCCCTGGCCTCCCAAGTACCTCTGAAATGTATACACCTCTGGAAGGTAGCAAAGACACCATTTCTACGTACAGCTGagatcccacaaacagcaatcAGGCAACAAGCCCGTTTGTGGTGCTGGTCAAGGGGATGAATATTGGGCAGGAAATCCTTCTGTGAAGGTACTTGGGTTTGCAAATGGTTTCCAGTCAAGGCGACCCCATCTCCACCTAAGCAGGCTTGGTTAGTCTTGTCCACAGAGCCACGCACTGAAAACAAAAGAGAGATAATTAATCCAACAATCTAGCGCTCACCTTCAAGATAAGCCTAGAGCCCAAACTAAAACCTAGCTCCTTCCCTACATAACTTAAGGGAAAACACCAGCTGAAAGTGTTCAAGGTTCCCATCTCTTTAGATATTGGATTAATTAAATAGTTGTATGTGTATTAAATATTCATTTCTCCAGATCCTTTACACTTTAAGAACATCTGAACTTTTCAACTCAATTCCAGCCTGAACTCACTCCCAGGTAACTGTTATTCCATATTTAAACACACTGAACCTCCCCATTAAATTATAACCAGTGATCCGGTCCCAGGTGACTATTATTCCATATACAAACCATCCAAACACATTGATTTGATTCCAGCCTGTAACTCACTCTCTGGCAACTGTTACTCCACGTATAAACATCCTGCAACACTCAAATAAATTATACACCTGGGACTGAGTCACGGGTTAGGTAAATCCACTAAACTTCCTGACTAGTCTAAGGGACACTCCCAGCTATCTAGTAATCATTTGATAACCCACAGAACCATTTGATTAGATTCCAACCCATAATTCCCTCTTGAATTCTATCTTTCTGTATTTAAATGACCCAAGTTAGATTCCTGTCTATAAGGCAGCTGATAACAGTGCTGTGATTTGAGAGGTAGGCACTTACTTAGGCAGACACTCATTTAATTACAGTGTATACACACGAATGTAGACAttaacatatacacacatacatattaaCACGTGTAGTACATACATATTTATTTACACAGACAAACCTAAATATGCAGACACACTATATACTTGTAAGCAAACGTGTGCACACACTTCCTTTACCATACACATTGTCCTTCACACCAGCGTCTGTATTTCTACACAGGCATTACAAACATATGGGTTCACAAATGCATGCAGaccacacaccccccaccccccagcagcaGCACCACCACTACCACAACAACCGTGTAGCACACGCACACATCCGTGCACAGCACGACTAAACCTAAtcatccctccatccctctcccggCCTCTGTCATCCTCAGCCCCTAGAGAGTCGCCCTGACCCACGGTGATTCCTTCCGGCTGTGCCTGGGGAAGGGGAGCGGAGGACCGGGCCTGTTAAGCCGCGACCAGCAGCCCGGTCTCAGGCCCACACACGGTGCTACAACTCGGGCAAGGGCTGCTACCAGAGGCCGAGGCTTCAGTCCAGGCCTCAGGAGGCGGCGGGGGATGGAGGGACCGGGCGGGGCGGTACTCGCGGTAGGGGGCGGCGAGCCCTGAGATACTCACGGCAGGCGGAGGCTGCGCCTGGCGGCGGCCGAGGCTCCCGCTCCGAATTAGGGCAGCGGGAGGACAGGGCAGCGCCCCCAGCCGGCACCGAGCGGGAGAGCGGCAGTAGATCCGGATGGTCCGAGTGTCCGGAGAACCGGGCGAGGCGAGGTCCGGGTCCGCGGGGGTCCCGTTCCGGAGAGCGAACTGCAGGAGTCACGGGAGGGGATCCAATCCACGGGACGGTGTGCGGGGCCAAGTAACGGTTACTAGGAACCCCTGGAATCGG contains the following coding sequences:
- the LOC134346696 gene encoding zinc finger and BTB domain-containing protein 22-like isoform X3; the encoded protein is MVSLLPSRGVYISEPGAMEAGSNVLYVEFPNFGNNLLESLNQQRMEGKFCDISIHVQGKVFKAHRAVLAASSPYFHDQVLFRNASRLVLPGVMDSRAFESILASCYAGRLAVLPADIVSYLTVGSFLQMWHVVDKCTELLRESQPPTPAPTPSCQRPCRPADSQSPSSSNYFSPREAAEARPEAEEVEDEEEEEDEADKAKELEQKVTSNQGAEGTGEGGLADSLFQPPAYTPAGPAQAPPSRWVLVKKEKPEEDLVLTCEEDEHHFVKTAGCRRAEPQPLSISDVCTLAGPELLAAAEEPSFEEPGDLCGSSEEFTYEGTDGGSPRGGGGDGGGGGGGGGGGGGGGGCCPRPGAGGPPGGCWPQGDTRHGAAGGGAGAGAGGKMFACHCGKAFTHRSQRDRHINMHLNLRPFGCTICGKKFKMKHHLVEHMKIHTGLKPFECHVCGKKFMWRDSFLRHRAACEKLQRATALP
- the LOC134346696 gene encoding zinc finger and BTB domain-containing protein 22-like isoform X2, with product MEAGSNVLYVEFPNFGNNLLESLNQQRMEGKFCDISIHVQGKVFKAHRAVLAASSPYFHDQVLFRNASRLVLPGVMDSRAFESILASCYAGRLAVLPADIVSYLTVGSFLQMWHVVDKCTELLRESQPPTPAPTPSCQRPCRPADSQSPSSSNYFSPREAAEARPEAEEVTIKVDEGAEGGEEEEEDEDEEEVEDEEEEEDEADKAKELEQKVTSNQGAEGTGEGGLADSLFQPPAYTPAGPAQAPPSRWVLVKKEKPEEDLVLTCEEDEHHFVKTAGCRRAEPQPLSISDVCTLAGPELLAAAEEPSFEEPGDLCGSSEEFTYEGTDGGSPRGGGGDGGGGGGGGGGGGGGGGCCPRPGAGGPPGGCWPQGDTRHGAAGGGAGAGAGGKMFACHCGKAFTHRSQRDRHINMHLNLRPFGCTICGKKFKMKHHLVEHMKIHTGLKPFECHVCGKKFMWRDSFLRHRAACEKLQRATALP
- the LOC134346696 gene encoding zinc finger and BTB domain-containing protein 43-like isoform X1 — translated: MVSLLPSRGVYISEPGAMEAGSNVLYVEFPNFGNNLLESLNQQRMEGKFCDISIHVQGKVFKAHRAVLAASSPYFHDQVLFRNASRLVLPGVMDSRAFESILASCYAGRLAVLPADIVSYLTVGSFLQMWHVVDKCTELLRESQPPTPAPTPSCQRPCRPADSQSPSSSNYFSPREAAEARPEAEEVTIKVDEGAEGGEEEEEDEDEEEVEDEEEEEDEADKAKELEQKVTSNQGAEGTGEGGLADSLFQPPAYTPAGPAQAPPSRWVLVKKEKPEEDLVLTCEEDEHHFVKTAGCRRAEPQPLSISDVCTLAGPELLAAAEEPSFEEPGDLCGSSEEFTYEGTDGGSPRGGGGDGGGGGGGGGGGGGGGGCCPRPGAGGPPGGCWPQGDTRHGAAGGGAGAGAGGKMFACHCGKAFTHRSQRDRHINMHLNLRPFGCTICGKKFKMKHHLVEHMKIHTGLKPFECHVCGKKFMWRDSFLRHRAACEKLQRATALP